The following coding sequences are from one Dreissena polymorpha isolate Duluth1 chromosome 8, UMN_Dpol_1.0, whole genome shotgun sequence window:
- the LOC127842988 gene encoding PWWP domain-containing protein 2A-like, which produces MINMAETKRKNGPIVKGMTLTILIEDVINDILVVVLEHGSHIYRGILLDANKRNIPPGVQTPFFSGSVPADTKVKKENSEIGDKDHEFAVSSKPIDVSASVFRHTYFFSPENSLQVKKSNFFSIRNHKPTIRLRPRQTLCSHCKSKCLDSQHGPIPISSAVASLSEKKGLLNTETANKTDNINNSTETHRSRKRPNSFEASSKNVKVTKLENGPRTLSKTSPFIKISIGETNIMNIPPRLKKSEGSDVDNHDNTTIVEPESEAVDDEVIFNFKPSLLRQQNEQLHVKTSVSKEKKVAHSQNYKMSNKSKCKFPVLSSKFKPSTCSKFSKNSCVTEVKNGSKPSLVYSIKRNNIQYKGCPSSASDCEMYTTTKLCEGQNQSSDGSAMSETSRKSRSEKKKARKLYKLRSRSQSLELKQHRETDNKPSSVSLKSEKLMTFKEGDLENLDSSSECDSSDYGDGPPGDDVSEVAKPILMKIHTDSVSKCRTDDGKEFGLEDIVWGKVKGFPWWPGRIMAINVSSKDSGVVIRQTAQVAWFGSSTMSHIECCDLYQFLEDFEAKYDRKKKSKSYQRALKQASIAAKCYQTGDLVDLNDLELDSIG; this is translated from the exons ATGATAAACATGGCTGAAACTAAAAGAAAGAATGGTCCAATTGTAAAAGGAATGACATTAACCATACTAATTGAAGATGTGATCAATGATATTCTAGTCGTTGTGTTAGAACATGGTAGTCATATTTACCGAGGCATTCTTCTCGATGCAAACAAAAG aaaCATACCGCCAGGTGTTCAGACGCCATTTTTCAGCGGATCAGTTCCAGCAGACACAAAGGTCAAGAAAGAAAACAGTGAAATTGGAGACAAAGACCATGAATTTGCTGTGTCAAGTAAACCAATTGATGTGTCTGCTTCAGTCTTCAGGCACACCTATTTCTTCAGTCCGGAAAATAGCCTACAAGTAAAAAAATCTAACTTTTTTAGCATAAGAAACCATAAGCCTACAATTAGGCTTCGACCAAGGCAGACACTGTGTAGCCATTGCAAATCTAAATGTCTGGATTCACAGCATGGCCCTATACCAATTTCATCAGCAGTCGCATCTTTGTCCGAAAAGAAAGGTTTGCTTAATACCGAAACTGCAAATAAAACTGACAACATCAACAACAGTACTGAGACTCACCGAAGCAGAAAGCGGCCAAACAGCTTTGAAGCCAGCAGCAAAAACGTTAAAGTGACAAAATTAGAAAATGGTCCACGAACATTATCAAAAACTAGTCCATTCATCAAGATATCAATAGGcgaaacaaatataatgaatatacCACCCAGATTGAAAAAATCAGAAGGCAGTGATGTTGATAATCATGACAACACAACAATTGTAGAACCCGAAAGCGAAGCTGTTGATGACGAAgtcatatttaattttaaaccaaGTTTACTCCGCCAACAGAATGAGCAGCTTCATGTGAAGACCTCAGTAAGTAAGGAGAAAAAGGTGGCACATAGTCAAAATTACAAAATGAGTAAcaaatcaaaatgtaaatttcCTGTTCTAAGCAGTAAGTTCAAACCCAGTACATGCAGTAAGTTTAGCAAGAATTCCTGTGTTACGGAAGTAAAAAATGGTTCAAAACCCTCTCTTGTGTATTCTATAAAGCGAAATAATATCCAATATAAAGGCTGCCCGTCCTCTGCCTCTGATTGTGAAATGTACACGACAACAAAATTATGTGAAGGTCAAAACCAAAGCAGTGATGGATCAGCAATGTCTGAAACGAGCAGAAAATCTAGATCTGAGAAGAAAAAGGCGAGAAAACTGTATAAACTCCGTAGTCGTTCCCAGTCACTGGAACTAAAACAACACAGAGAGACAGATAATAAACCTAGCAGTGTTTCCCTGAAGAGTGAAAAATTGATGACCTTTAAGGAGGGAGATTTAGAGAATCTGGATTCCAGTTCGGAATGTGATAGTAGCGACTACGGAGACGGCCCACCGGGTGACGATGTATCTGAAGTGGCTAAACCGATCCTCATGAAAATCCACACAGACTCGGTGTCCAAATGTCGTACTGATGATGGCAAAGAGTTTGGCCTAGAAGATATTGTTTGGGGAAAAGTAAAGGGCTTCCCGTGGTGGCCAGGACGGATTATGGCAATCAATGTTAGTTCTAAGGACAGCGGGGTAGTCATACGTCAGACGGCACAGGTTGCTTGGTTTGGCTCATCAACGATGTCACATATTGAGTGTTGTGATCTGTACCAGTTCTTGGAAGATTTTGAGGCGAAATACGACAGGAAAAAGAAGAGTAAATCTTATCAGCGTGCATTAAAGCAAGCTTCCATTGCTGCCAAATGTTACCAGACTGGTGACTTGGTGGATTTAAATGATCTTGAACTGGACAGTATAGGCTGA